The following are encoded in a window of Kitasatospora sp. NBC_01250 genomic DNA:
- a CDS encoding iron-siderophore ABC transporter substrate-binding protein — protein MHRHPPRRAVLGAALATALGSCRRAPAVRPPQPVNTATAAATATVTAATGAVAVPGRPLRVVALDTAELDSAMTLGITPVGACRAAYDTGLPGYWPTTRLAEVADAGTIGTPDLDRIGALRPELILGNALRDGAHFEALRAIAPTVLSRTTGYPWKDNVQLHSRALGRPVEADAVAAAYRGQIAATSRALGGPGATGGRRVSLVRFVPGGRIRLYGRQSFLGTILADLQLGRPDAQNVDQFDVEITPDQLAGADGDVLLYAVHGGPAAAAAAVLTGPAWHALGAVRGHRAFPVDDQLWFEGIGYTGASLILAELQTLLTY, from the coding sequence ATGCACCGTCACCCACCGCGCCGAGCCGTGCTGGGCGCGGCCCTGGCGACCGCGCTCGGCAGCTGCCGCCGAGCCCCGGCCGTGCGGCCTCCGCAACCGGTGAACACCGCCACCGCCGCGGCCACCGCCACCGTCACGGCGGCGACCGGGGCGGTGGCGGTCCCGGGCCGGCCGCTGCGGGTGGTGGCCCTGGACACCGCCGAGCTGGACTCGGCGATGACCCTGGGCATCACCCCCGTCGGCGCCTGCCGGGCGGCCTACGACACCGGCCTGCCGGGCTACTGGCCGACCACCCGGCTCGCCGAGGTGGCCGACGCCGGCACCATCGGGACGCCGGACCTGGACCGGATCGGCGCGCTGCGCCCCGAACTGATCCTGGGCAACGCGCTGCGCGACGGCGCGCACTTCGAGGCGCTGCGCGCGATCGCGCCCACCGTGCTCAGCCGGACCACCGGATACCCGTGGAAGGACAACGTCCAGCTCCACTCGAGAGCGCTCGGCCGGCCGGTGGAGGCCGACGCGGTGGCCGCCGCCTACCGCGGCCAGATCGCCGCGACGAGCCGCGCGCTCGGCGGCCCGGGTGCCACCGGCGGGCGCAGGGTCAGCCTGGTCCGGTTCGTCCCGGGCGGGCGGATCCGGCTCTACGGCCGGCAGAGCTTCCTCGGCACGATCCTGGCCGACCTCCAGCTCGGCCGCCCCGATGCGCAGAACGTCGACCAGTTCGACGTCGAGATCACCCCCGACCAGCTCGCCGGGGCCGACGGCGACGTCCTGCTCTACGCCGTCCACGGCGGCCCGGCCGCCGCAGCCGCGGCCGTCCTGACCGGCCCGGCCTGGCACGCCCTGGGCGCGGTCCGCGGCCACCGCGCCTTCCCGGTGGACGACCAGCTCTGGTTCGAGGGGATCGGCTACACCGGAGCCAGCCTGATCCTCGCCGAGCTGCAGACACTGCTCACCTACTAG
- a CDS encoding HAD family hydrolase: MSAISAPAPLTVGFDLDMTLLDTRPGIRATYLALSAETGTYIDADLAVTRLGPPLTVELANWFDEARLPAALERYRALYPEHALAPTVPLPGARESVAAVRAAGGRVVVITGKYEPNARLHLEHADLEHDALVGDLWAETKGAALREHGAGIYVGDHLGDIIGARVAGALAVAVATGPYDAGQLAEAGADVVLADLREFPAWLADHRRG; the protein is encoded by the coding sequence ATGTCTGCGATCTCAGCGCCTGCCCCGCTCACCGTCGGTTTCGACCTCGACATGACCCTGCTCGACACCCGTCCGGGGATCAGGGCCACCTACCTGGCGCTGTCCGCCGAGACCGGCACCTACATCGACGCCGACCTGGCCGTCACCCGGCTCGGCCCGCCGCTCACCGTCGAGCTGGCCAACTGGTTCGACGAGGCGCGGCTGCCGGCCGCGCTGGAGCGCTACCGCGCCCTCTACCCCGAGCACGCCCTGGCGCCGACGGTGCCGCTGCCCGGCGCGCGGGAGTCGGTGGCGGCGGTCAGGGCGGCCGGCGGCCGGGTGGTGGTGATCACGGGCAAGTACGAGCCCAATGCGCGCCTGCACCTGGAGCACGCGGACCTGGAGCACGACGCGCTGGTCGGCGACCTGTGGGCGGAGACCAAGGGCGCGGCGCTGCGCGAGCACGGCGCCGGGATCTACGTCGGCGACCACCTCGGCGACATCATCGGCGCCCGGGTCGCCGGGGCGCTGGCGGTCGCGGTGGCCACCGGGCCCTACGACGCCGGGCAGCTCGCCGAGGCCGGGGCGGACGTGGTGCTGGCGGACCTGCGGGAGTTCCCCGCCTGGCTGGCCGACCACCGCCGCGGCTGA
- a CDS encoding cold-shock protein: MPTGQVKWFNETKGFGFLSRDDGEDVFVHSKALPAGVSALKPGQRVEFGVVAGHRGDQAMGVTLLDALPSVAAAQRRSADDMAPIVQDLITMLDAALPGLQHGRYPAKPAGQKLAVVLRAVADQFDI; the protein is encoded by the coding sequence ATGCCCACCGGCCAGGTCAAATGGTTCAACGAGACGAAGGGCTTCGGCTTCCTGTCGCGCGACGACGGTGAGGACGTCTTCGTCCACAGCAAGGCGCTGCCTGCCGGCGTGAGCGCACTCAAGCCGGGGCAGCGGGTGGAGTTCGGGGTGGTCGCCGGGCACCGCGGCGACCAGGCGATGGGGGTCACCCTGCTGGACGCGCTGCCGTCGGTGGCCGCCGCGCAGCGCCGCAGCGCCGACGACATGGCACCGATCGTCCAGGACCTGATCACCATGCTGGACGCCGCACTGCCGGGGCTGCAGCACGGCCGCTACCCGGCCAAGCCGGCCGGGCAGAAGCTGGCCGTGGTGCTGCGCGCGGTGGCCGACCAGTTCGACATCTGA
- a CDS encoding 1,4-dihydroxy-6-naphthoate synthase produces the protein MAEPLRIAYSPCPNDTFVFHAWTHGLLPGQEAPEVLFADIDVTNGLAERGELDLLKVSYAALPWLLDQYALLPCGGALGRGCGPLVLTRPGEEGDLSGRRIAVPSERSTAYLLFRLWAATAVPGGFGEIVVLPFHEIMPAVRDGRVDAGLVIHEARFTYQEYGLAKLADMGEAWEAATGLPIPLGAIIAKRSLGAARLRELAAAVRGSVEAAWADPAASRAYVLAHAQEMDPAVADQHIGLYVNEFTAGLGDEGYAAVRALLTRAAEEGLVPALAPEALAFP, from the coding sequence GTGGCTGAGCCGCTGCGGATCGCGTACTCGCCCTGCCCGAACGACACCTTCGTCTTCCACGCCTGGACGCACGGCCTGCTGCCCGGCCAGGAGGCGCCCGAGGTGCTCTTCGCGGACATCGACGTCACCAACGGGCTCGCCGAGCGCGGCGAACTGGACCTGCTCAAGGTCAGCTACGCCGCGCTGCCCTGGCTGCTGGACCAGTACGCGCTGCTGCCCTGCGGCGGCGCACTGGGCCGCGGCTGCGGCCCGCTGGTGCTCACCCGGCCCGGCGAGGAGGGCGACCTGAGCGGGCGCCGGATCGCGGTGCCCAGCGAGCGCTCCACCGCCTACCTGCTGTTCCGGCTCTGGGCCGCGACCGCGGTGCCCGGCGGGTTCGGCGAGATCGTGGTGCTGCCGTTCCACGAGATCATGCCGGCGGTGCGGGACGGCCGGGTGGACGCCGGGCTGGTGATCCACGAGGCGCGCTTCACCTACCAGGAGTACGGGCTGGCCAAGCTGGCCGACATGGGCGAGGCCTGGGAGGCGGCGACCGGGCTGCCGATCCCGCTGGGCGCGATCATCGCCAAGCGCTCGCTCGGTGCGGCCAGGCTGCGCGAGCTGGCGGCGGCGGTGCGCGGCTCGGTCGAGGCGGCCTGGGCCGATCCGGCCGCCTCGCGCGCATACGTGCTGGCGCACGCGCAGGAGATGGACCCGGCCGTTGCCGACCAGCACATCGGGCTGTACGTCAACGAGTTCACCGCCGGGCTCGGCGACGAGGGCTACGCGGCCGTGCGCGCGCTGCTGACCCGGGCGGCCGAGGAGGGCCTGGTGCCCGCCCTGGCGCCCGAGGCGCTGGCCTTCCCGTAA
- a CDS encoding futalosine hydrolase, whose translation MTLPQRADEQPSPPGGARLLVVVAVAAEAEAVLRGAGADRVTVVTAGVGPAAAAGATALALATGRHPLVVSAGIAGGFAPHAPIGSVVAADAIVAADLGAQTPDGFQDVAELGFGTVRHTPSPAALALLAGATGAVVGPVLTVSTVTGSAERAAELTGRHPGAVAEAMEGFGVAEAAVRCGVPVLELRTVSNAVGPRDRAAWRIGEALGALERAFAALPYDRLTALHPLD comes from the coding sequence GTGACCCTGCCCCAGCGCGCCGACGAGCAGCCGAGCCCTCCTGGGGGTGCTCGGCTGCTCGTCGTGGTCGCGGTGGCCGCCGAGGCCGAGGCGGTGCTGCGCGGCGCGGGCGCCGACCGGGTCACCGTGGTGACCGCGGGAGTCGGCCCGGCCGCCGCCGCCGGTGCCACCGCCCTGGCGCTGGCCACCGGGCGCCACCCGCTGGTGGTCTCGGCCGGCATCGCCGGCGGCTTCGCCCCGCACGCGCCGATCGGCTCGGTGGTCGCGGCCGACGCGATCGTCGCCGCCGACCTGGGCGCGCAGACCCCCGACGGCTTCCAGGACGTGGCCGAGCTGGGCTTCGGCACGGTGCGGCACACCCCGTCGCCGGCCGCGCTCGCGCTGCTGGCCGGGGCGACCGGGGCGGTGGTCGGGCCGGTGCTGACCGTCTCGACCGTGACCGGCAGCGCCGAACGCGCCGCGGAGCTGACCGGCCGCCACCCGGGCGCCGTCGCCGAGGCGATGGAGGGCTTCGGGGTGGCCGAGGCCGCCGTCCGGTGCGGTGTGCCGGTGCTGGAGCTGCGTACCGTCTCCAACGCCGTGGGCCCGCGCGACCGCGCCGCCTGGCGGATCGGCGAGGCGCTGGGCGCGCTGGAGCGCGCCTTCGCCGCGCTGCCCTACGACCGACTTACCGCACTGCACCCGCTCGACTGA
- a CDS encoding MFS transporter: MLLRGASAAGLGTGRVVHGTGRRIRKATSADGAGESGLAKLIELHALNSFGDMLITIALASTIFFSVPTSEARGRVALYLLVTMAPFALLAPVIGPLLDRLPHGRRAAMAMAMLTRAVLAWTMAGSIADGNLTLYPEALGCLVASKAYGVVRSVVVPRLKPARVTLVKANSRVTLAGLLATGLAAAVGGLLHLAGPSWPLRGAFLVFVIGTLMAFHLPHQVDSAKGEQRAVLHASPHADPQDATAQDGRADAAPRPKGTLRTVGPAVILGLRAVAALRGLSGFLTLFLAFLVRVAPVGGVSPTVGLGLLAVAAGGGNALGSVFGSWLRSRGSEALITAMLLLATAAAAAAAIWYNLVTVLAVAAVAGIAASLAKLALDSLIQRDVPEAVRTSTFARSETLMQLCWVAGGALGILLPLNGTLGLSVAAAILGVALLWTVLALVRLGVRGGAPHPRVA; the protein is encoded by the coding sequence CTGCTGCTCCGCGGTGCCTCGGCGGCCGGTCTGGGCACCGGGCGGGTGGTGCACGGCACCGGACGGCGGATCCGCAAGGCCACCTCGGCCGACGGCGCCGGCGAGTCCGGGCTGGCCAAGCTGATCGAGCTGCACGCGCTCAACTCCTTCGGCGACATGCTGATCACCATCGCGCTCGCCTCCACCATCTTCTTCTCGGTGCCCACCAGCGAGGCCCGTGGCCGGGTGGCGCTCTACCTGCTGGTCACCATGGCCCCGTTCGCGCTGCTCGCCCCGGTGATCGGCCCGCTGCTGGACCGGCTGCCGCACGGCCGCCGGGCCGCGATGGCGATGGCGATGCTGACCCGGGCGGTGCTCGCCTGGACCATGGCGGGCTCGATCGCCGACGGCAACCTGACGCTCTATCCGGAGGCACTGGGCTGCCTGGTGGCCTCCAAGGCGTACGGCGTGGTGCGCAGCGTGGTGGTGCCCCGGCTCAAGCCCGCCCGGGTGACGCTGGTGAAGGCCAACTCCCGGGTGACCCTGGCCGGCCTGCTGGCCACCGGCCTGGCCGCCGCGGTGGGCGGGCTGCTGCACCTGGCCGGGCCCTCGTGGCCGCTGCGCGGCGCCTTCCTGGTCTTCGTGATCGGCACGCTGATGGCCTTTCACCTGCCGCACCAGGTGGACTCCGCCAAGGGCGAGCAGCGCGCGGTGCTGCACGCCAGCCCGCACGCCGACCCGCAGGACGCGACCGCGCAGGACGGCCGGGCCGATGCGGCGCCCCGGCCCAAGGGCACCCTGCGCACGGTGGGCCCCGCGGTGATCCTGGGCCTGCGGGCGGTGGCGGCGCTGCGCGGGCTGAGCGGCTTCCTCACCCTCTTCCTGGCCTTCCTGGTGCGGGTGGCCCCGGTCGGCGGCGTATCGCCGACGGTGGGCCTGGGTCTGCTGGCGGTGGCGGCGGGCGGCGGCAACGCGCTCGGCTCGGTCTTCGGCTCCTGGCTGCGCAGCCGCGGCTCGGAGGCCCTGATCACCGCGATGCTGCTGCTGGCCACCGCAGCCGCGGCAGCCGCCGCGATCTGGTACAACCTGGTCACCGTGCTGGCGGTGGCCGCGGTCGCCGGGATCGCCGCCTCGCTGGCCAAGCTCGCGCTGGACTCGCTGATCCAGCGCGACGTCCCCGAGGCGGTGCGCACCTCCACCTTCGCGCGCTCGGAGACCCTGATGCAGCTGTGCTGGGTGGCCGGCGGCGCGCTCGGCATCCTGCTGCCGCTGAACGGCACGCTGGGTCTGTCGGTCGCCGCCGCGATCCTGGGCGTGGCCCTGCTCTGGACGGTGCTGGCGCTGGTCCGGCTGGGCGTTCGCGGCGGCGCACCGCACCCCCGCGTCGCGTGA
- a CDS encoding DUF3027 domain-containing protein, which translates to MRSRTPDRLCAEAVELARQAAIEAVGAEAVGAHLAARAEGERVVTHTFECLDAAYRGWQWAVTVARAPRAKLVTLDEVVLLPGADAVLAPQWVPWSERLRPGDLGPGDLLPTGADDERLTPGWSGEDEPAPNSAVFDGEEDLELSDPHVQPAPARAQIGAVADELGMARPRVLSRLGLHLAADRWEKTHGPQSPMAQSAPASCTSCGFLIAIGGSLGQAFGICGNEYGPADGQIVSLAYGCGGHSEAAVLPAPPVPAELILDETVVEPLHLHPDRAGGSVEPDAPAEELGHS; encoded by the coding sequence ATGCGAAGCCGTACCCCAGACCGGCTCTGTGCCGAGGCCGTCGAACTCGCCAGGCAGGCAGCGATCGAGGCGGTCGGCGCCGAGGCTGTCGGCGCGCATCTGGCGGCCCGGGCCGAAGGCGAACGGGTGGTCACCCACACCTTCGAGTGCCTGGACGCCGCCTACCGTGGCTGGCAGTGGGCCGTCACCGTGGCCCGTGCGCCGCGCGCCAAGCTGGTGACCCTGGACGAGGTCGTGCTGCTGCCCGGCGCCGACGCGGTGCTCGCCCCCCAGTGGGTGCCGTGGAGCGAGCGGCTGCGCCCCGGCGACCTGGGCCCGGGCGACCTGCTGCCCACCGGCGCCGACGACGAGCGGCTGACCCCCGGCTGGTCCGGCGAGGACGAGCCGGCGCCCAACTCCGCCGTCTTCGACGGCGAGGAGGACCTGGAGCTGTCCGACCCGCACGTGCAGCCCGCGCCGGCCCGCGCGCAGATCGGCGCGGTCGCCGACGAGCTGGGGATGGCCCGCCCGCGGGTGCTCTCCCGGCTCGGCCTGCACCTGGCCGCCGACCGCTGGGAGAAGACGCACGGCCCGCAGAGCCCGATGGCGCAGTCCGCCCCGGCCTCCTGCACCAGCTGCGGCTTCCTGATCGCGATCGGCGGCTCGCTCGGCCAGGCCTTCGGCATCTGCGGCAACGAGTACGGACCGGCCGACGGCCAGATCGTCTCGCTCGCCTACGGCTGCGGCGGCCACTCCGAGGCGGCCGTGCTGCCGGCCCCGCCGGTGCCCGCCGAGCTGATCCTGGACGAGACCGTGGTCGAGCCGCTGCACCTGCACCCCGACCGGGCCGGCGGCTCGGTGGAGCCGGACGCCCCGGCCGAGGAGCTGGGCCACTCCTGA
- a CDS encoding sacsin N-terminal ATP-binding-like domain-containing protein, translating to MEPRIIGSGGDGQAADHFGTAEVRRRVLDGWTAAAARFREDANAEEELALGGYRDRLVVELAQNAADAAARAGRGPGRLRLTLRDGVLAVANTGAPLDAAAVESLSTLRASSKRADTTPTVGRFGVGFAAVLAVSDEPAILGHSGAVRWSLAEARALTDRAAGEAPALAEELRRRDGHVPLLRLPLAAEGEPPAGYDTVVLLPLRDGAAEDLTRRLLDGVDDALLLTLPGLGEIVIEMPDGRVRTLTRSAVERAEHAEEGGLGQVTLTEQSGSGTAVSIWQTVTSTGALAAELLADRPVEERTRPYWTVTWAVPVSAAGTPQPLPVAPVLHAPTPSEEPLGLPALLIASYPLDSTRRHVAPGPLADFLTERAAEAYTDLLRARGADLGSLVLVPGPLGQGALDNALRAAVLSRLPGTAFLPHPTAVEEGTPALRPRDATLLEGADSSVVEALAPIFPGLLPAGLERRAELRALQVRRIPLAEVVDQLGGLDREPAWWRSLYGALAGADPEALGALPVPLATGRTVTGPRRVLLPSDDADWAGFPGYPQALAQALDLLDLRLAHPDAAHPLLAKLGATVATPAGVLATPELRAAVARSLDLGEDDFEAAAELADAVLGLVRAAGAKAGDHPWLARLALPDDEGELARAGELILPDGPLARLARPEDAPFVDEDLLERWGPEVLAAVGVLGDFVLVRAEDAVLDPDDLERLDPTAPADRAVGGNPTGLLDEAPDGLADWCEEVLEQLHIDDAEVGVPPVAAELLVVRDLDLVDEDAWPEALARLARPPYRDAVITPVRALLPDGSYTDLPPYTAWWLRDHPVLDGREPAGLRAAGGDWLLRGLYDEARTTLDEQFLHALGVRTTLAALLAEPHGSEELLDHLTDPASEVSHRQLHGIYTALAGVQGGSSPDPGWGEEHDEVRALPPLDEATGRRPAHTVVVDATEAVVADAPDLVQLLHPYPLVPVAPELAPALAERLHVSLASEVAGGRVLSEGTLHRVPSFVRELLPGCPAAYEEHEELLVVGPDGEEAAVDWRWDTAAPSPELPYDPELTEAEDEEDGTYWPTVGGEFEVPPVAGLLHAATPEGLAAGLAWSVGQWHRRFEVLAALTEPDRAYELSAARDFES from the coding sequence GTGGAGCCTCGCATCATCGGCAGTGGCGGCGACGGACAGGCGGCCGACCACTTCGGCACGGCCGAGGTGCGCCGCCGGGTGCTGGACGGCTGGACGGCCGCCGCGGCCCGGTTCCGGGAGGACGCCAACGCCGAGGAGGAGTTGGCGCTCGGCGGCTACCGGGACCGGCTGGTGGTCGAGTTGGCGCAGAACGCGGCCGACGCCGCCGCGCGCGCCGGACGCGGCCCGGGCCGGCTGCGGCTGACCCTGCGCGACGGCGTGCTCGCGGTGGCCAACACCGGCGCCCCGCTGGACGCCGCCGCCGTCGAGTCGCTCTCCACCCTGCGGGCCTCCTCCAAGCGCGCCGACACGACCCCCACGGTGGGCCGGTTCGGGGTCGGCTTCGCGGCCGTGCTGGCGGTCAGCGACGAGCCGGCCATCCTCGGGCACAGCGGCGCGGTGCGCTGGTCGCTGGCCGAGGCCCGCGCGCTGACCGATCGTGCGGCGGGGGAGGCGCCCGCACTGGCGGAGGAGTTGCGCCGCCGCGACGGCCACGTGCCGCTGCTGCGGCTGCCGCTGGCCGCCGAGGGCGAGCCGCCGGCCGGCTACGACACGGTGGTGCTGCTGCCGCTGCGCGACGGTGCCGCCGAGGACCTGACCCGCCGTCTGCTCGACGGGGTGGACGACGCGCTGCTGCTCACCCTGCCGGGCCTGGGCGAGATCGTGATCGAGATGCCGGACGGGCGGGTGCGCACGCTGACCCGCTCGGCCGTCGAGCGGGCCGAGCACGCCGAGGAGGGCGGCCTGGGCCAGGTCACCCTCACGGAGCAGAGCGGGAGCGGCACCGCGGTCTCCATCTGGCAGACCGTCACCAGCACCGGCGCGCTGGCCGCCGAGCTGCTGGCGGACCGTCCGGTGGAGGAGCGCACCCGGCCGTACTGGACGGTGACCTGGGCCGTCCCGGTCTCCGCCGCCGGTACCCCGCAGCCGCTGCCGGTCGCCCCGGTGCTGCACGCGCCCACCCCGAGCGAGGAGCCGCTGGGCCTGCCCGCGCTGCTGATCGCCTCCTACCCGCTGGACTCCACCCGCCGCCACGTCGCACCCGGGCCGCTCGCCGACTTCCTGACCGAGCGCGCCGCCGAGGCCTACACCGACCTGCTGCGGGCCCGCGGCGCCGACCTCGGCTCGCTGGTCCTGGTGCCCGGGCCGCTGGGCCAGGGCGCGCTGGACAACGCGCTGCGCGCCGCGGTGCTCTCCCGGCTGCCCGGCACCGCCTTCCTGCCGCACCCCACCGCCGTGGAGGAGGGCACCCCGGCGCTGCGCCCGCGCGACGCCACGCTGCTGGAGGGCGCGGACTCCTCGGTGGTCGAGGCGCTGGCGCCGATCTTCCCGGGGCTGCTGCCGGCCGGCCTGGAGCGGCGCGCGGAGCTGCGCGCCCTGCAGGTGCGCCGGATCCCGCTGGCCGAGGTGGTCGACCAGCTCGGCGGCCTGGACCGGGAGCCGGCCTGGTGGCGCAGCCTGTACGGGGCGCTGGCCGGCGCCGACCCGGAGGCGCTCGGCGCGCTGCCGGTGCCGCTGGCCACCGGACGCACCGTCACCGGGCCGCGCCGGGTGCTGTTGCCCTCCGACGACGCCGACTGGGCGGGCTTCCCCGGCTACCCGCAGGCGCTGGCCCAGGCGCTCGACCTGCTGGACCTGCGGCTGGCCCACCCCGATGCCGCGCACCCGCTGCTGGCCAAGCTCGGCGCCACCGTCGCCACCCCGGCCGGGGTGCTGGCGACCCCCGAGCTGCGGGCCGCCGTGGCCCGCTCGCTCGACCTGGGCGAGGACGACTTCGAGGCCGCCGCCGAGCTGGCGGACGCGGTGCTCGGGCTGGTGCGGGCCGCGGGGGCGAAGGCCGGGGACCACCCGTGGCTGGCCCGCCTCGCGCTGCCGGACGACGAGGGCGAGCTGGCCCGGGCCGGCGAGCTGATCCTGCCCGACGGCCCGCTCGCCCGGCTGGCCCGCCCCGAGGACGCGCCCTTCGTGGACGAGGACCTGCTGGAGCGCTGGGGCCCCGAGGTGCTGGCCGCCGTCGGGGTGCTGGGCGACTTCGTGCTGGTGCGCGCCGAGGACGCGGTGCTCGACCCGGACGACCTGGAGCGGCTGGACCCGACCGCGCCCGCCGACCGGGCGGTCGGCGGCAACCCGACCGGCCTGCTGGACGAGGCGCCGGACGGGCTGGCCGACTGGTGCGAGGAGGTCCTGGAGCAGCTGCACATCGACGACGCCGAGGTCGGGGTGCCGCCGGTGGCCGCGGAGCTGCTGGTGGTGCGCGACCTGGACCTGGTGGACGAGGACGCCTGGCCCGAGGCGCTGGCCCGGCTCGCCCGGCCGCCCTACCGGGACGCGGTGATCACCCCCGTGCGCGCCCTGCTGCCCGACGGCAGCTACACCGACCTGCCGCCCTACACCGCCTGGTGGCTGCGCGACCACCCGGTGCTGGACGGCCGCGAGCCGGCCGGCCTGCGCGCGGCGGGCGGCGACTGGCTGCTGCGCGGCCTCTACGACGAGGCCCGCACCACGCTGGACGAGCAGTTCCTGCACGCGCTCGGGGTGCGCACCACGCTGGCCGCGCTGCTCGCCGAGCCGCACGGTTCGGAGGAGCTGCTGGACCACCTCACCGACCCGGCGAGCGAGGTCTCGCACCGTCAGCTGCACGGCATCTACACCGCGCTGGCCGGCGTGCAGGGCGGATCCTCGCCGGACCCCGGCTGGGGCGAGGAGCACGACGAGGTGCGCGCCCTGCCGCCGCTGGACGAGGCCACCGGGCGCCGCCCGGCGCACACCGTGGTGGTGGACGCCACCGAGGCCGTGGTCGCCGACGCCCCGGACCTGGTGCAGCTGCTCCACCCCTACCCGCTGGTCCCGGTGGCCCCGGAGCTGGCTCCGGCGCTCGCCGAGCGGCTGCACGTCTCGCTGGCCAGCGAGGTGGCCGGCGGCCGGGTGCTCTCCGAGGGCACGCTGCACCGGGTGCCCTCGTTCGTCCGGGAGCTGCTGCCCGGCTGCCCGGCCGCCTACGAGGAGCACGAGGAGCTGCTGGTGGTCGGCCCGGACGGCGAGGAGGCCGCGGTCGACTGGCGCTGGGACACCGCCGCGCCCTCGCCCGAGCTGCCCTACGACCCGGAGCTGACCGAGGCCGAGGACGAGGAGGACGGCACCTACTGGCCGACGGTGGGCGGCGAGTTCGAGGTGCCGCCGGTGGCCGGGCTGCTGCACGCGGCCACGCCCGAGGGGCTGGCCGCCGGGCTGGCCTGGTCGGTGGGCCAGTGGCACCGGCGCTTCGAGGTGCTGGCCGCGCTCACCGAGCCGGACCGGGCCTACGAGCTCTCGGCGGCCCGCGACTTCGAGTCCTGA
- a CDS encoding flavodoxin family protein — protein sequence MDTAEGATGRRFLFLLASTRSEGNTELLTRRAAEQLPAAVEQRWLRLSELPLPPFTDIRHAGEGRYPQPEGHARTLLEATLWATDLVIASPLYWYSVSADAKLYLDHWASWMRVPGAQFKAGMAAKTLWGVTVLTTEDHAPADPLVGTLRLSAEYLRMRWGGALLGTANKPGQIAEDLGALERAKTFFAS from the coding sequence ATCGACACAGCCGAGGGCGCCACCGGGCGCAGGTTCCTCTTCCTGCTCGCGAGCACCCGCTCCGAGGGCAACACCGAACTGCTCACCCGGCGGGCGGCCGAACAGCTGCCCGCCGCGGTGGAGCAGCGCTGGCTGCGGCTGAGCGAGCTGCCGCTGCCGCCGTTCACCGACATCCGGCACGCGGGCGAGGGCCGCTACCCGCAGCCCGAGGGCCACGCCAGGACCCTGCTGGAGGCCACCCTGTGGGCCACCGACCTGGTGATCGCCTCGCCGCTGTACTGGTACAGCGTGAGTGCCGACGCCAAGCTCTACCTGGACCACTGGGCCAGCTGGATGCGGGTGCCGGGCGCGCAGTTCAAGGCGGGCATGGCCGCCAAGACGCTCTGGGGCGTCACCGTGCTGACCACCGAGGACCACGCGCCGGCCGACCCGCTGGTCGGCACCCTGCGGCTGTCCGCCGAGTACCTGAGGATGCGCTGGGGCGGCGCGCTGCTCGGCACCGCCAACAAGCCGGGCCAGATCGCCGAGGATCTCGGGGCACTGGAACGGGCGAAGACCTTCTTCGCGTCCTAG